In Fusarium falciforme chromosome 9, complete sequence, the following are encoded in one genomic region:
- a CDS encoding Pyruvate kinase: MAQRPSHKRAQSIMAATAQDHLEFGGKISWLASLNTAYRPQRNYRRSSIICTIGPKTNSVEAINNLRDAGLNVVRMNFSHGSYEYHKSVIEHARESEKTHEGRNVAIALDTKGPEIRTGNTPNDEDIPISVGHIMNITTDDAYATSSDAENMYVDYKNITKVIEPGRVIYVDDGVLAFDVLSIEDEQTIRVQARNNGAICSKKGVNLPNTDVDLPALSEKDKADLRFGVENGVDMVFASFIRRAQDIRDIREVLGDEGKNIQIISKIENRQGLNNFKEILEETDGVMVARGDLGIEIPAAEVFAAQKKLIAMCNLAGKPVICATQMLESMIKNPRPTRAEISDVGNAITDGADCVMLSGETAKGNYPSEAVKEMHEACLKAENTIPYVSHFEELCTLVKRPVSTVESCAMAAVRASLDLGAGGIIVLSTSGESARMLSKYRPVCPIFMVTRTPTTSRFAHLYRGVYPFLFPEAKPDFSEVNWQEDVDRRIKWAVNNALELKVLTPGDTVVVVQGWKGGMGNTNTLRIVKADPEHLGIGQLN, encoded by the exons ATGGCTCAGAGACCTTCGCACAAGCGCGCCCAGAGCATCATGGCCGCCACCGCTCAGGACCACCTCGAATTCGGAGGCAAGATCTCGTGGCTTGCCTCCCTCAACACCGCCTACCGACCTCAGCGCAACTACCGCCGctcctccatcatctgcACCATTGGCCCCAAGACCAACTcggtcgaggccatcaacaaccTCCGTGATGCCGGTCTTAACGTCGTCCGCATGAACTTTTCCCACGGATCGTACGAGTACCACAAGTCGGTCATCGAGCATGCCCGCGAGTCCGAGAAGACTCACGAGGGTCGCAACGTCGCTATTGCTCTTGATACCAAGGGTCCCGAGATCCGAACGGGAAACACCCCCAACGATGAGGATATCCCCATATCTGTTGGTCATATCATGAACATTACCACCGACGATGCCTACGCCACCTCCTCCGATGCCGAGAACAT GTACGTCGACTACAAGAACATCACCAAGGTCATTGAGCCTGGCCGTGTCATCTACGTCGACGACGGTGTCCTCGCTTTTGATGTTCTCAGCATTGAGGATGAGCAGACCATCCGGGTCCAAGCCCGAAACAACGGCGCCATCTGCTCCAAGAAGGGTGTCAACCTTCCCAACACCGATGTCGACCTGCCCGCTCTTTCcgagaaggacaaggccgaTCTCCGATTTGGTGTCGAGAACGGTGTTGACATGGTCTTTGCCTCGTTCATCCGCCGCGCCCAGGACATCCGAGATATCCGTGAGGTTCTCGGTGACGAGGGCAAGAACATCCAGATCATCTCCAAGATTGAGAACCGACAGGGACTTAACAACTTCAAGGAGATTCTCGAGGAGACTGACGGTGTCATGGTTGCCCGTGGTGACCTTGGTATCGAGATTCCCGCCGCCGAGGTGTTTGCTgcccagaagaagctcatcgCCATGTGCAACCTTGCTGGCAAGCCCGTCATCTGCGCTACCCAGATGCTCGAGTCCATGATCAAGAACCCCCGTCCCACTCGTGCCGAGATCAGCGATGTCGGTAACGCCATCACTGACGGAGCCGACTGTGTCATGCTTTCCGGCGAGACGGCCAAGGGTAACTACCCCtccgaggccgtcaaggagatgcACGAGGCTTGTCTCAAGGCTGAGAACACCATCCCTTACGTCTCCCACTTCGAGGAGCTGTGCACTCTGGTCAAGCGACCCGTCAGCACCGTCGAGTCCTGCGCCATGGCTGCTGTCCGTGCCTCTCTGGATCTTGGTGCTGGTGGTATCATCGTCCTGTCGACCTCCGGAGAGTCGGCCCGCATGCTGTCCAAGTACCGACCCGTGTGCCCCATCTTCATGGTGACGCGAACCCCCACAACCTCTCGATTTGCGCATCTGTACCGTGGCGTGTACCCCTTCCTGTTCCCCGAGGCCAAGCCTGACTTCTCGGAGGTCAACTGGCAGGAGGATGTGGATCGCCGCATCAAGTGGGCCGTCAACAACGCCCTGGAGCTCAAGGTCCTGACCCCCGGCGACACCGTCGTGGTTGTTCAGGGCTGGAAGGGTGGTATGGGTAACACCAACACCCTGCGCATTGTCAAGGCCGACCCCGAGCACCTTGGCATTGGCCAGCTCAACTAA
- a CDS encoding MFS domain-containing protein, with amino-acid sequence MIPGSNYRVKTYNMAAEASMAPIESAHKTTSYELRREPTLEEKTREAVDEGHDADIPSSMGFVPTQADERKRRASIASSRRARRASSAAAAENRKVLDDLQERRNKEEGNDEDGESGEESGDSEESESDIVWWEGDKDPQNPYNFPTWRKVLNCALVSSLTFVTPLASSMFAPGVPELMLEFGSKSSELASFCVSVYVLGFAAGPMVFAPLSELYGRVIVYHIGNVGFIVFVIACAKAPSLGALIAFRFLSGVFGSCPMANGGGSIADMIVQEKRGTAMASFSIGPLLGPIIGPIIGGVVTDSLGWRWVFWIITIISGTITVVFFIFAVETYAPVILEHKARRLRKETGNDRLRSKLDAGLSPADYFKRGILRPFKMLLFSPICIICGLYVGLSYAYLYLMFTSLTPLFMRIYHFNTINSGLTFLGLGIGSMIGVLYFSISSDRNMKKMAAKAQTSSDEETGPTEQQPVVMKPEYRLPPLRAGAIFLPAGLFIYGWTAEYKVHWIAPIIGTAVMGVGNLIIFMTLQMYLVDSFTVYAASALAANAVMRSIAGGVLPLAGLPMFDKLGMGWGNSLLGFIAAALIPAPWLFIKYGEHLRKKFELKDL; translated from the exons ATGATACCTGGATCTAACTATCGAGTCAAGACTTACAACATGGCTGCCGAAGCCAGCATGGCTCCTATAGAGTCCGCACACAAGACGACATCCTACGAACTAAGACGCGAACCAACACTAGAAGAAAAAACACGCGAGGCCGTAGACGAAGGCCACGACGCCGATATCCCCAGCAGCATGGGTTTCGTGCCCACCCAAGCCGACGAGCGCAAGCGAAGAGCCAGCATCGCAAGCAGCAGACGTGCTAGAAGGGCCAGCAGCGCTGCTGCGGCGGAGAATAGAAAAGTTCTTGATGATTTGCAGGAGAGGAGGAATAAGGAAGAGGGgaatgatgaggatggggagAGTGGGGAGGAGAGTGGTGATAGTGAGGAGAGTGAGAGTGATATTGTTTGGTGGGAGGGCGACAAGGATCCTCAGAACCCGTACAACTTCCCCACGTGGAGAAAGGTTCTAAACTGTGCTCTCGTCAGTTCTTTGACGTTTGTCACGCCGTTGGCTTCGT CCATGTTTGCACCTGGTGTTCCTGAACTCATGCTCGAGTTTGGAAGCAAATCCTCCGAACTAGCATCTTTTTGTGTTTCGGTTTATGTCCTCGGTTTCGCTGCTGGTCCTATGGTCTTTGCTCCCCTTTCGGAGCTGTATGGACGTGTTATTGTCTACCACATTGGCAACGTTGGCTTTATTG TCTTTGTTATTGCCTGCGCAAAAGCTCCGAGTCTAGGCGCTCTCATCGCGTTTCGATTCTTGAGCGGTGTATTTGGATCGTGTCCAATGGCTAATGGAGGAGGTTCCATCGCCGACATGATTGTTCAGGAGAAGCGTGGTACAGCCATGGCCAGTTTCTCAATCGGACCTCTTCTCGGTCCCATCATCGGACCCATCATCGGCGGTGTCGTCACTGATTCACTCGGCTGGCGTTGGGTCTTTTGGATCATCACTATCATATCAGGAACCATCaccgtcgtcttcttcatcttcgccGTCGAGACATATGCACCTGTTATCCTCGAGCACAAGGCCCGACGTCTTCGAAAAGAAACTGGCAACGATAGACTCCGGTCGAAACTCGACGCTGGCCTGAGTCCCGCTGACTACTTCAAGCGCGGCATCCTCCGACCCTTCAAGATGCTCCTCTTCTCGCCCATCTGCATCATCTGCGGTCTCTACGTCGGTCTTTCATACGCATACTTGTACCTCATGTTTACAAGTCTCACTCCCTTGTTTATGCGCATCTAccacttcaacaccatcaactcCGGCCTCACattcctcggcctcggaaTCGGATCCATGATTGGCGTCCTCTACTTTTCCATCTCGAGTGACAGGaacatgaagaagatggcagccAAGGCGCAGACCAGCAGTGACGAGGAGACGGGGCCTACGGAGCAGCAGCCTGTGGTTATGAAGCCAGAGTACCGACTCCCTCCTCTGAGGGCTGGAGCCATCTTTTTGCCAGCGGGGTTGTTTATTTATGGGTGGACTGCAGAGTACAAGGTTCATTGGATTGCGCCTATTATTGGCACTGCTGTGATGGGTGTTGGAaaccttattatctttatg ACCCTCCAAATGTATCTCGTCGACAGCTTCACCGTCTACGCAGCCTCAGCACTCGCCGCCAACGCCGTAATGCGTTCCATCGCCGGCGGTGTATTGCCTCTCGCCGGTCTACCCATGTTTGACAAGCTGGGCATGGGCTGGGGAAACAGCCTCCTAGGCTTCATCGCTGCTGCGCTTATTCCTGCACCTTGGTTGTTTATCAAGTATGGTGAGCATCTGAGGAAGAAGTTTGAGCTCAAGGATCTGTAG